A genomic segment from Chloroflexota bacterium encodes:
- a CDS encoding sulfurtransferase, producing MSLISSEALAERLTRPDSVRVVDVRWYLGRPGDGRRAYDAGHIPDSIFVDLDTDLVAPDGPGRHPLPDPATFAGRLGELGIGDGQLVVACDDVGGWVAARLWWMLDDLGHRESAVLDGGLPAWIAAGLPLSTDASPHPAAHLTLAPAWRRTIERDELRRRLGSVTLLDARAAARYRGEIEPIDPVAGHIPTALSAPTDGNLRLDGRFRSPADLAARFAELGIVGGRDSGAVGRDVVTSCGSGVSACHNALAMRVAGLPDPILFPGSFSDWSRSGLPVATGSDPGAPPVE from the coding sequence GTCTCATCTCGAGTGAGGCGCTCGCCGAGCGCCTCACTCGACCCGACTCCGTCCGCGTCGTCGACGTCCGCTGGTACCTGGGACGACCCGGTGACGGGCGGCGGGCGTATGACGCCGGTCATATCCCGGACTCGATCTTCGTCGACCTCGACACCGACCTCGTCGCACCGGACGGCCCGGGCCGTCATCCCCTCCCCGACCCCGCCACATTCGCCGGCCGCCTCGGCGAGCTCGGCATCGGCGACGGCCAGCTCGTCGTCGCCTGCGACGACGTCGGTGGCTGGGTGGCCGCCCGCCTGTGGTGGATGCTCGACGATCTCGGCCATCGGGAGAGCGCCGTCCTCGATGGCGGCCTGCCGGCCTGGATCGCCGCCGGACTCCCGCTCTCGACCGATGCGTCACCCCATCCCGCGGCCCATCTCACGCTGGCGCCCGCCTGGCGGCGGACGATCGAGCGGGACGAGCTCCGCCGGCGCCTCGGCTCCGTGACGCTCCTCGATGCCCGGGCCGCGGCACGCTACCGGGGCGAGATCGAGCCGATCGACCCGGTCGCCGGGCACATCCCCACGGCGCTGAGCGCGCCGACGGACGGCAACCTCAGGCTGGACGGTCGGTTCCGCTCACCTGCCGACCTTGCCGCACGCTTCGCCGAGCTCGGGATCGTCGGTGGCCGCGACTCGGGGGCGGTCGGGCGCGACGTCGTCACGTCGTGCGGGAGCGGTGTCTCTGCCTGCCACAACGCGCTCGCGATGCGGGTCGCCGGCCTGCCGGATCCGATCCTCTTCCCCGGATCGTTCAGTGACTGGAGCCGCTCCGGGCTGCCGGTTGCGACCGGCTCCGACCCTGGAGCGCCACCGGTGGAGTGA